Below is a window of Equus quagga isolate Etosha38 chromosome 1, UCLA_HA_Equagga_1.0, whole genome shotgun sequence DNA.
TTTTTGGTCCATTTTTGCATCAGGTTTTTTGcttcttataataaaatattcagacTTCCTCACATGTTTGGGTACATTTTATCAGATACATCTTTCGCAAATATTTTCCGCCAGCCTGTGTCTTTTTCAGAACTAACCttagacaaaataataaaaaggcatATTAGGATGAGAAGAACTTGagtcttctttattttcatgatttataCAAAGAGACACTCacaatttttcctttgaatggattacgacttttattttagaaatttatatattatgtcTACTATAAATACATCAAGCTtgtattagaagaaaattaatacagGGAATAATCTAAATAGTCAATGGAAGAGTTGGGAAAGGGGGGATTTTGAAGTAACATAGAGATTAGCAAGACCAGGCAGTCTCCACATATAATTTCAAGACACAAGAAGAGCTAGTGTTAAAAGATCCCAGATGCCTGGGAATTTCTTCAAGAGAGAGAACCACAATGGGGTTTGCCCACTAGGTGCTAGAAACAAATAGAGAAACACCACAGGAAGCATATTGAAAGACAAGGAAATTCCATCTCTTCATACATCCTCAGTTCTGCCATTGTCATGTGAAAGCACCATATATAATAGGTCAGTGAGTGAGGGCaactggatttggcccacaggctatTTAGTTGGATGACCACTACTCTAGAATGGACAAAGATTCCTCAACtaacattttgagaaagaaagaatcttaCATGAAATTTTTCAAGACTTTCCACAATCATATTCCATGCATTTCAAAATGTTCCTGGAGATCCTAGTTTATTCTAACAATATTTCTCTTTAGCTAGAAAAGTGTCTGCGGCATTTCCAAGTGCAAATTTGGCGTAGTGCATTATTTTAGCTCTCCTTTATCTGAAAAGTTCCTTATTTTGCCTTCAGTTCTGAAGTATATTTTCCTGGATATGACATTTTGGTTTGTTCTCCCCTCTTACCTTtaagtactttaaagatgttgtgccattgttttctaatttaaattgtGTCTGACAATAAGTCTATGTTCTAACTTATATTTGCTTACATGTaatgtctctttttcccttttgctaaGTCACCAACATTCTCTTTTTCActcattttgagaaattttattctGCTGTGCCttcatttggttttctttgtgtttacccTGCTTgggttttgtgaattttcttgcATCTCTGTGTTTATACTTGTCATCAACTTTGAAAAATTTTTGCCTATTATCGTTTCTAATGTTTTTCTGGCCCCTCTTCTTCCAATtacatttgtaatattttctcagttctctctgaatgcacatttttttcctttttaactctaTGCTTACGTTtgatatgtttcctttttctcacgAATTACAACCATTCACTGCTTATTGTACAATATCTGAAAATAGTtggttcatatattttgtccatagTTTAGTTTTTTGTTATGGAAAGCAAATCCTGTAGTAGTTATTCTTTCATGAGGAGATGTGGAAACAccttaaattcattatttttgaaatattaaatgacCATTACATTTCTAGTATAAACATACACTTCAGtgagattttattattctttgtatattgaagtattttatttgttaatattctgCTTAGAACTTTTGAAGTTAAATTTATGaggtttatatataatttttcattttataatctaTATGAGATGTACAAGAGTCTCATAAATACAGTCAGAAAGTATTTCCTTTATGACTATTCCTGAAAGAGTTTATGTAAGAATGGTCTTATTCCTTTCTTAAACATTTGGAAGTAAACTTGGTGTAGCTACTTTTTTTAATATCAGGAGGCTGTATAGTGATATTCCAATTTTCATTCCTGttgcttttgatttattctttctgGTTTACATTTGTTAAGTAGCCTAGggttttattaatctttcttaCTACAATCTTAGTAATCTTTCAAACAATCAATGTTAAGCCATGTGAATAGTCTATATTACtcacattttttctatttaactgattttattatattatttatcttctattttttgttttacttgctgttttctatttcacattACTAAGATACATTAATCTATGTATGTTCCTGCTTTCCTCCTTTATACTATTTGCCTATAAGGCTTTGTAAATCCCTCTAAgcacttctttttctccatcccaGAAGTTTAGATATATCAGAATTtagtttgattttcctttttaccCATTGATTTTTAGgaggtgtttatttttaatgtccatGTCCATAGAGTTTTTTAGTTGTCTAATTGTTATTGATTTCCATATTAAGTTGGCATGATCAAAGAACACACACTGAATGATTTTGATCTTTGAATTTGTTGGGGGTTTCTTTGTGTCTCATCTAACACGAGTATCAGTAAGTGTTTCTTACGTATTTATAAGCAGTAGCATGCTGTTAGTGCTAACGCTATTGTGGGAagttgagaaaaaatatattggatTCTGGTATATTTTATAGATATCAAAGCTCCACCTCATGTGCTTTCCAGTTGGAAACGTTGGAAAGATAAAATATCTCCTGCTACTAGAGTTCTTGACACAGATTTTGTTGAATTAGATGCATACAAATTCAGAATTTGGAGGAGGATCaactttttgttccttttgagtttttctaCCAGTCAGGAAGGCTGTGGAAACCAGTGGGCTTTCTCTGCAGCAGCACTGAGTCCCCACTTCCTAGAGAAGCTATTTTGATGGATGAGGAAGTAGTGACATCTTTTTCCATCTACGTATCTGATTCTTGGATCAGATTGTGGtgccatgtttttaaaatatacctcTGATGGTAGCCCTCTTTAGGAATTAATCCTATATTGCTCTAAGGGTCATTACAAGAGTGTCATCCAGAAGTTCCTCAGGCCTTTCCAAATTTGATAGTCCTCAATTCACATTAATGAACAATTTCCAGTTTAAAATATCTAGACTGTTTTCTCTTCCTACACTAACCAAACTTTTACTAATACTGTATTTTAATAAGGAGAAGCTCTGCCTCCATATCATCTTGCTATCTTTACATcaaagaaaatccagagaaattctagaaataatgtttaattaaaagaggaattttatgaaaatataattacaatTAGTTTAtggaaatattaaggaaaaatgaCATCAGTGTAACATTAGGCTCATTAAATACAGCATTATGTCTCTggtttaaatatgatattttattcaCATAGTagtttttaaggaatatttaaatataggTCTTGatctcttataaatatttttactaaagattttttttttaattttattgactgTTATTAGTTCTTCCATCACATTTTCTTAGTTAGTACTTAAATATACGAAAGCGTGCAATTAGCAAAACATAATCTGACCTTGAGGTTGCCATTTAGAGGGCATTTGTCACATCATAAAATATGCCCACATCAAGAAATACAGGTAAATCATAATTTGCAgtgaaattttgtcttttttttaaatcatcacaaaggtaatttgttacagaatttaaaatatttgtttatctgaaatgtctCTCATAGTGTACAAACTTTTCAAACTGTTTCTCTATGCCTATCAATGTGTACGCTATGATAATTATCAGAAAGTTTCTCTTTGTGAATAAAGAAAACGAAGTTCAGAGAAGCTCCCCAAAAGATACAcataagcagagaagaaaaagatcctTCTATTTGGACTATTATCAGACTATTTGTTTTTATCTGAGGTTTCTGCAGTCCTCGTGGACAACAGCCCTGGAGCCTGCACTTAGGTGTCCATAATTGACTTTTGTTTACCCTCTCCCAGTGGACTTCATCACAGAGGATGAGCAAAACCTCAATGCTGAAATATCATGAAAAAGATttcacaggaataaaaataaataaggccaTCACAAACAAGCACTGTTGATGCTGTCCCAGATGATCACGGACTCTGGTTGACACAAGGTCACTATGCTGCTTAAATATCCATGGTTATCCCACTATccctattttaagaaatataaagtaTACGAGAATTCAGGAGAGGAACTTTCCTTTACATACTGTCCTTGCCCTGACTGAAGAGTGAGGTCCCTTGAATTGATGCACTTTGGTAGAGTCGTTTATTGCAGTGTAAGGATAGGAATGTTCACCAGCCTCTCTCTCTGATTCAAAAAATAATGGCTAAATGCTTatgacattttttaattaagtaacaACTGacggaaatgaaatatttttaatgggaCAATAAAAATGCATCTACTTGGGAGAATGGTCTTGATCTGagaaaatgaacatatatttggaaacaactttaaagatttctattttatttggctTTAGTGATTTCTGATGTTATTAGCTTTAACAAACCaatgatttatctatttttattttatttttaaagatggctACAGtaataagggaaacaaaataatagaTTGAggtaaaagaagataaaagtattttcaaatacgTTCATTATTGTCATGTAATGATTCAAACACTGACTTGGCTAACATAATTGCTACAAACACTATCACAGAGATTATGTGTAATCCTTTATCTTAGATTATATGTAATACTTCTTTTAGATGGGGATAATTCTTTAACTATAAATATATTGAGAATACAAATTCATAATATGAGTAAATTGAGACATCAAAATATGATGCATTCTTGCTGAACTCCCTGCAAATGTATGATTTAAATAAccaaataatttctgtttctacTACTTAACAGAATAATAGTCTCAGTAGTCTAGTGTTATCTAATCCAAATACTTGATTCTTCATgacactaaaatttttttatgtgGAGTAGTTaattaaactttaaataatttatttctacatGTAAGACAGTATTCATGTCACTAGAATCAAAGGCAAgacttcatttatttgctttgtgCCTCCCAGCAGGTTTCTAACATGGGTGACAGAGAAACAAGCAATCACTCAGAAGTGACTGACTTCATTCTCGTGGGCTTCAGGGTCCGCCTAGAGCTccacatcctcctcttcctgctatTTCTGCTCGTCTATGCCATGATCCTTCTAGGGAATGTTGGGATGATGGCCATTATCATGACTGATCCCCACCTGAACACACCAATGTATTTCTTCCTAGGCAACCTCTCCTTCATTGATCTCTTCTACTCATCTGTTATTGCACCCAAGGCTATGATCAACTTCTGGTCTAAGAGCAAGTCCATCTCCTTTGCAGGCTGTGTGACCCAgctcttcctctttgctctcttcATTGTAACTGAAGCATTTCTTCTGGCAGCCATGGCTTATGACCGCTTCATCGCCATCTGCAACCCACTCCTTTACTCTGTTCAGATGTCAACACGTCTCTGCTCTCAGTTGGTGGCTGGTTCCTATTTCTGTGGCTGCATCAGCTCAGTTCTTCTTACCAGCGTGacatttactttatctttttgTGCTTCTCGGGCCATTGATCACTTTTACTGTGATTACCGTCCACTTCAGAGGATTTCTTGTTCTGATCTCTACATTCTTAagatagtttcttttttcttatgcaGTATTATTATTTTGCCTACCATAATTGTCATTATTGTGTCTTATATGTATATTGTGTCCACAGTGCTAAAGATACGCTCCACTGAGGGACGTAAGAAAGCCTTCTCCACTTGCAGCTCTCACCTAGGAGTTGTGAGTGTGCTGTATGGAGCCGTCATTTTTATGTATGTCATCCCTGACAGATTTCCTGAGCTCAGTAAGGTGGCCTCCTTATGTTACACCTTAGTCACTCCCATGTTGAATCCTTTGATTTACTCTCTGAGAAACAAAGATGTCAAAGAAGCTCTGAGAAAGAtcctagagaaaaaaatatttttattcaattctaTTTTAACATTGATATAACTGAAAGAGCTGGACGTTATGACAATTTGGGAAAGCATTGAGGTGAAGAATGTACCCACTGatcttagaaatatttaatcTTAGCGAGTTTATCTATTTGAATTCCATGTATTTAACTGCTGAAGAATACGTTTGGATTATTTTTTGCCTGGCTGTTGATTTTGGTGTGGAATGACTTTCTCCATACTTCATCTTCATTTTGGGTAAAGATAATGATTGCCaggtcatttgtttttaaagaaaaatgtataccACATTTGCTGCTGGCTTTCATGATGTTGTTCAGAAGGTATTGTTTATCTTGAGTCAGTAACATATGTTATGTGGATATGTATGTAATTGGTGGAGGTAACAAAACCTAGTTGATGTAATAAGCAGATAGAACAAAATATCAGATTTACTGAAGAAACCTTTTTGAGCGCTCAGTGAGAGAATCAGATGCTCTACAGTGCACAGAGTGCTGAGGATGACATGTGAATCACTCTTTGTTGTCCAGAGGCTGAATGAGTGAAACACTTATTTCATGGTTTCTCTGGATTGGAGAAATTATTCTTGAAAATTCTACCTTTTCCCAAGGAAACTGtaatgaaaataaaccaaaagtaaagataattcctttttttcaatATGCCTTTGTGGGAATTAATTCATcaaatgatatttattgaattttgatGTACTCTTTGCCCTATGAAAACCTCTAGGAATGAATAATTTCTGTACTTACCTCATAATCAAATGAGGAGCAAAGAACTGAATACGGAACTAAACTGCCAGTTGGTAAACCCAGTGAAAAGACATtgatagaaaatacaaagagagTGGAGCCTCTAGAGGTGAGTAGTCTTAATGGTCAGGGAAAACTTCctaagcacatttttaaaaataaatagaattgagCAAGATGAAGTAGGTTTCtgtgcaaagggaaaaaaataactatatagtGAACTGCATGAAGGTTAATGAGTGATTTTTAATGCACAAGGCAAGGAGTCAGAGATGagacttcaaagaaaattaatgGAAATCATGCAGATTTAAATGACAAGTCAAGGAAGATGACCTTTATTCTGTAGACAAGGGTAAGCATTGAGGATTGTCAAGAAAGGTGGCACTGTGTTCAAGTTGGCATTTTACAAAAATCACACTGGTAACTTTGTGGAAAATACATACTCAATGAGAGGATGGTAGTCACAGAAAGTGTGTGGTCAACCAAGTAAGAGTGTATGGTGAATTTAAGCAAGTCAGTCTTATTAGAGATAGTGAAGAGAGGGACTCTTTAAAATGGCAGGGAAAGTAAGCTGAAATTGATTGATGGTTGATAAaatgagaaggaggca
It encodes the following:
- the LOC124252436 gene encoding olfactory receptor 9K2-like, producing the protein MGDRETSNHSEVTDFILVGFRVRLELHILLFLLFLLVYAMILLGNVGMMAIIMTDPHLNTPMYFFLGNLSFIDLFYSSVIAPKAMINFWSKSKSISFAGCVTQLFLFALFIVTEAFLLAAMAYDRFIAICNPLLYSVQMSTRLCSQLVAGSYFCGCISSVLLTSVTFTLSFCASRAIDHFYCDYRPLQRISCSDLYILKIVSFFLCSIIILPTIIVIIVSYMYIVSTVLKIRSTEGRKKAFSTCSSHLGVVSVLYGAVIFMYVIPDRFPELSKVASLCYTLVTPMLNPLIYSLRNKDVKEALRKILEKKIFLFNSILTLI